Proteins found in one Miscanthus floridulus cultivar M001 chromosome 4, ASM1932011v1, whole genome shotgun sequence genomic segment:
- the LOC136552869 gene encoding uncharacterized protein: MAGGGGGDVSRAQQPGRGERRGHRQKAAWLPLDIIIAEIAARSDPATLVRCAATCRDARRHIAEDPSLLGRLRLRDTERFVLPLLRGHLAGITTYTGGEKTDVYMVDTTTAADATRLVKATFAEADQTMRSVVSMDSRGGLVLVHATTTTTQNNTHYQRQLLVCNLATRRCLALPPEPAFPYAYWSTDWSTCGVQYVLLVGGREDEGGDGAAAAAVSMPFQVLKSTLVLSQYRTYRCLLVHTFSSEHGAWSPLTEIPTPNLHGSSGKRYQRPLVVGDVVHWLCLTDSGSYMLMLHVRAARVNVKALPVGFPRDGKNIQYDRRHQYLLATATAGGNPVVLVADADRISAWEQSKHTKMWKPRPQVVIENETILGFKDDVLAELLEKEGRWGKRKHVPELLWFGGRSGAVLLQIDVYCGYCLLWLDLHSKKIVRCFSPDRRMQVYCPYEVDLSSWVPTFSNAVTL; the protein is encoded by the coding sequence atggcgggcggcggcggcggggacgtCTCGCGCGCACAGCAGCCAGGCAGGGGAGAGCGGCGTGGACACCGCCAGAAAGCGGCGTGGCTCCCGCTCGACATCATCATCGCGGAGATCGCGGCGCGCTCCGACCCGGCCACCCTCGTGCGGTGCGCGGCCACGTGCAGGGACGCGCGCCGCCACATCGCCGAGGACCCCAGCCTCCTCGGCCGGCTCCGCCTCCGCGACACGGAGCGGTTCGTCCTCCCTCTCTTGCGCGGCCACCTGGCGGGGATCACGACCTACACCGGCGGGGAGAAGACCGACGTGTACATGGTGGATACCACCACCGCGGCGGACGCCACCCGTCTCGTCAAGGCCACCTTCGCTGAGGCCGACCAGACGATGAGGAGCGTCGTGTCAATGGACTCGCGCGGCGGCCTCGTCCTTGTTCAcgccacgacgacgacgactcagAATAACACGCATTATCAGCGACAGCTGCTCGTGTGCAACCTGGCTACCCGTCGCTGCCTGGCCCTCCCGCCGGAACCGGCGTTCCCGTATGCCTACTGGAGTACGGACTGGAGTACGTGCGGCGTACAGTATGTTCTGCTCGTCGGCGGCAGGGAAGACGAGGGAGgtgacggcgccgccgccgccgccgtcagcaTGCCTTTCCAAGTGCTTAAGTCGACGCTAGTGCTGTCACAGTACCGTACTTACCGTTGCCTGCTGGTGCACACCTTCTCGTCGGAGCACGGCGCATGGTCCCCGCTCACGGAGATCCCGACTCCTAACCTACACGGGAGTAGCGGCAAGCGGTACCAAAGGCCGCTGGTCGTCGGCGACGTCGTTCACTGGCTGTGCCTGACCGACAGCGGGAGCTACATGCTCATGCTCCACGTGAGAGCGGCGCGGGTGAACGTGAAGGCTCTCCCGGTGGGCTTCCCCCGCGACGGCAAGAACATCCAGTACGACCGGAGACATCAGTACCTCTTGGCGACGGCTACGGCGGGCGGGAACCCCGTCGTgctcgtcgccgacgccgacaggATATCCGCCTGGGAGCAGTCGAAGCACACCAAGATGTGGAAGCCGCGGCCGCAGGTGGTGATAGAGAACGAGACGATCCTTGGGTTCAAGGATGATGTCCTGGCCGAGCTTCTCGAGAAGGAGGGGAGGTGGGGGAAGAGGAAGCATGTCCCTGAGCTATTGTGGTTTGGTGGGAGGAGCGGCGCCGTGCTCCTTCAGATTGATGTCTACTGTGGCTACTGTTTGCTGTGGCTGGATCTCCACTCCAAGAAGATCGTCAGGTGCTTCTCCCCAGATCGTCGGATGCAAGTGTATTGCCCCTACGAGGTGGACCTTTCGTCTTGGGTGCCAACCTTCAGTAATGCTGTTACCCTTTGA